A region of the Thermoplasmata archaeon genome:
CCGTGCGGGCGATCGCGCGGTCGGAGAAGCCGAGCTCCTTCGCCCGGCGCAGGAGCGGGGCCGGCACCTCGGCGCCGGCCCGCCCCGCGATCGCGCGGTGCGTCGCCTCGATCTCCGCCAGGCAGTCGACGAACCATCGGTCGACCCAGGAGGTGCGGCTCACGGTCGCGGCGTCCACGCCGGCGCGCAGTGCCTCGAGGATCCGGTAGAGGATCTCGGGCGTCGGCGCGGCGAGGTCCTCGAGGATCGCGTCGCGCGCGCGGACCTCTTCCGGCGGCAGGAGGTCGGCTCGGGGGTCGCCCATCCGGACCGCCTTCGCGATCGCCTCGGGGAACGAGGCGCCGATCCCCATCACCTCGCCCACCGACTTCATCGTGGGGCCGAGGCGGCGATCGGCCCGGGGGAACTTGTCGAGGTCCCAGCGGGGGAGCTTGACGACGACGTAGTCGAGCGCCGGCTCGAAGCAGGCGGTCGTCACGCCGGTGATGCGGTTCTTGAGCTCGGGCAGGGTGTAGCCGAGCGCGAGCTTCGCCGCGACGTAGGCGAGCGGATAGCCGGTCGCCTTGCTCGCGAGCGCGCTCGAACGCGAGAGCCGCGCGTTGATCTCGATCGCGTAGTACTCCTCGCTCGTCGGATCGAGGCAGAACTGGATGTTGCACTCCCCGACGATCCCGCACGCCTCGACCGCGCGCAGCGCGGCCTGCCGCAGCATCTGGTACTCGTGGTCGGTCAGCGTCTGGCTCGGCGCGATGACGATGTTGTCGCCCGTGTGCACGCGCATGCCGAGGACGTTCTCCATGTTGCAGACGGTGAGCGCGTTGCCCTTCGCGTCGCGGACCACCTCGTACTCGAGCTGCTTGAACGATCCGACGTACCGTTCGAGCAGCACTTGGCCGACCGGGCTCGCGCGCAGCCCCCGGCCGACGACCTCGGCGAGCTCCTCGCGCGTGCGCGCGACGCCGCCGCCCTTGCCGCCGAGCGTGTAGGCGACCCGCGCCATCACGGGGTAGCCGAGCTTCTCCGCCGCGGCGACCGCTTCGTCATAGGAGTACACCGCGGTGCTCGGGAGGGTGGGCACGCGGGCGCGCGCCATCGTGCGCACGAACTTCGCGCGGTCCTCGGTCGCCCGGATCCCGGCGAGCGGTGTGCCGAGGACGCGGGTGCCGCTGCGGCGCAGCGCGCCCGTGTCGGCGAGCTGGACGCCGCAGTTGAGCGCCGTCTGGCCGCCGAACGACAGCAGGATCCCCTCCGGCCGCTCCGCATCGAGGATCGGCGCGACGAACTCCGGGACGAGCGGCTGGAAGTAGACCCGGCCGTGCCGGGAGGGGTCCGTCTGCAGGGTCGCGATGTTCGGGTTCACCACGACCGCGTAGACGCCCTCCTCCTCGAGCGCCTTCAGGCACTGGCTGCCGGAGTAGTCGAACTCCCCGGCCTCTCCGATCTTGAGGGCTCCGCTGCCGAGGACCAGGACCTTGGAGGGGACTGCGGGGGTCATGCGCGCCGCCGCACTTTCTGGACGAACCGGTCGAAGACGAACCCCGCCTCCTGCGGACCGGGGTGGCCTTCGGGGTGGCCCTGGAGCGCGAGGACCCGGCCGGCCCGGTCGCGCAGCCCCTCCAGAGTCCCGTCGTCCGGGTTGGTGGCCCACGCCTCGAGCCCGGTGCCGGCGAGCGACGCCGGGTCGACCGCGTAGCCGTGGTTCTCGCTGACGATCAGCGCGCGCCCGTCGGGGAACTCGATCGTTTTGTTCTGCCCGCGGTGGCCGTACTTGAGCTTGAACGTGCGGGCCCCGCGAGCGAGCGCGATCAACTGGTGCCCGAGGCAGATGCCGAGGGTCGGAAGCGCCCGGGTCGCGGGGCGCCGCAGTTCCTCGATCGCCGGCGCGAGCTCGGCCGGGTCCCCCGGCCCGTTGCCGACGAGCAGCCCGGCGACGCGACGGCCTTCCCACCGGCTCGGCACCTCGTGGTCGTAGGGCAGGCGCAGCACCGAGACCCGGCGCGCGAGCAGCGCGCGCAGGATGCTGGCCTTGATCCCGCAGTCGAGGACGGCGACGATCGGTCCGCCGTCGCGGGCGATCAGGCTCGCGCGCTTCGGCGCGACCTCGGCCATGAACGACTCCTCGCGGTAGGGCGGCGCGGCCCGGATCGCCTTCGCGAGCTCGGCGTCGCTCGGACGTCGGTCGGCCGGCCCCACGTCCAGCACGCCGGGGACGACGCCCCGGGTGCGCAGGTGCTCGGTGAGTCGTCGCGTGTCGACCCCGCGGATCCCCGGCACGCCCTCGGCCGATAGCCACGCCTCGAGGCTGCGCGCGCTCGACCAGTGCACGGGCGACGTCGTCCCCCGGACGATCACACCGCGCGGCTGGATCTCCTCGCTCTCGAGGAGGGGAAGGCCGTCGCGGTCGCGGCCGTCGGACGGCACGCCGTAGTTGCCGAGGAGCGGGTAGGTGAACGTGAGCAGCTGGCCTCGGAACGACGGATCGGTCAGCGACTCGGGATAGCCGACCATCCCCGTCGTGAAGACGACCTCGCCGACGCGGCGCCCGGCCGCGCCGACTCCTTCGGCATCGAAGCGAGTCCCGTCCTCGAGAAACAGAGTCCCCCCGAGCGCGACCTCGTCGGCGCGAGCCGGCACGGGCGTCGGGAACCCGAAGGGAAGCAGGCCGGGCGGCGACCTTAAGATTTGCCGTCGGACGACGCGCGCGAGCGCGCGTCGGAGCGACCGGCGCGCACGTGGAGCGCTCTTAGGCCCGCGCCGGCTGGAGCGCGCGTGCCGGGGTTGGCGCGGCTCCAGCCGTCCTACGACGTCGTGATCGTCGGCGGTGGCCACGCGGGCCTGCAGGCCGGACTCAAGGCCGCGCTCCTCGGCCACACGGCGGCGATCATCGACCGGGGCCCGAAGTACTCGCGCTCGTACTACGCACCGAAGATGGACAACATCCCGGGCTACCCCGAGGGGATCTCCGGGCACAAGCTGCTCGACCAGCAGATCGCCGCGGTCCGCAAGGTCGACGCGGCGGTGAGCTACTTCGCGCCGGCCCGGGCCTCGCGCGCCGACCGGACGGCCGACGGCTTCGCCGTGACGTTCGACTGGCTGAAGCAGACGCTGGTCGCACGGGGACGGGCGGTCGTGCTCGCGATGGGAGTGGTCGACCGCATCCCGGAGGTCGGCGGACGCATCGATCCGATCTTTCCGTGGGCGAACCAGGCGATCGTCGACTTCTGCATCCTGTGCGACGGTCACGAGCTCACCGGCCGGTCGGTGGCCGTCATCGGCCACGATGCCTTCGCCGCGCGCACCGCGCTCGACCTGATCCACTTCGGGCCAGCGTCGCTCGAGATGTTGACACACGGCCGCCCGCTGCTCGACGGCGTGCCCGAGCCCGAGCGGGCCGCGCTCGCGACGGCGCTCGCCGAGGCCCACGTTCCCGCGACCGAGCTCGAGATCGTCGGCTTCGACGGGATCCGCGAGGGACGCTTCGGCGTGCGGTTCGCCGACGGCAGCCACCGCGAGTTCGACCGTGGCTTCAGTGCCCTGGGCTGGTACGACCTGCACCAGGACCTGCCGCGCGCGCTCGGCTGTCGGTTCGACCCGGACGGCTACGTCGTCACCGACTCGGACGCCCGGGCCCTCGCGGAGGACGGCGGGGCGCCGATCCCGGGCCTCTACTGCGTCGGCGACCAGTCGAGCGGTTGGAAGCAGATCCCGGAGGCGTGGGCGACCGCCGAACGGGCGGTCATCCACGCCTACGCCGAGTACCTCTGAGTCGCGGGCCGGCCTACTCGGCGGGAGCGGCGTGGCGCGCCCCGCCGACGTCGAGATGGCGGGCGAGCTCGGTTAGGTCCTTCGCGACCGCGGCGGCCCCCGCCGCGAGGAACCGGTCGTCGGTGAGCCCCTCCCCCGACGCCTCGGACGGATCCGGCAGGACGCCGTAGAACCGGATCCCCGCGCGCGTCGCGCACTCCGCGTCGATCAGGTGATCGCCCACATACAGGGCGCGTTCGCTCGGGATGCCCATCTCGCGCAGCAAGAGATGCAGCGCCTCGGGCGACGGCTTCTGCGGCCCGGGCGCGCTGCGCGTCCTCAGATAGGGGAAGTACGGGTCGAGGCCGGTGCGGGCGAGCGCGTTCCGGGCGAAGAACTCCGAGCTGCGGGTCAGGATGCCGAGGCGGAAGCCGCGCTCCGTGAGCGCGCGCAGGAGGCCCTCCGCTCCGGGCCGGACGACCGTGTGGGGGAGGGCCTCGGCCTCGATCGCGTCGATCCGCTTCGCGTACTCGGCTTCGAATCGGAACAGGTTCCCCTCGGGGGCCCCGGACGCCAGGAGCTCGGTCCGGGCGGCCTCCACGATCCGGTGCACCGGCTCGGAGACCGAGAGGTGTCCCGGGGGAACGCCGTAGCGCTCGGCGACGCGGATCACCTCGGCCCGGATGCGCCCGAAGTCGTGGTGCGAGAGGACCAGGGTGCCGTCGAGGTCGAAGACGACCCCGAGCAGGGGCTCGAGAAAGTGCGGAGCGCCGTCGCGGGGCGTCATCTCCCCTCGCCCGAGACGGGCCGCTCGGTTAGGTAAGCGTTTGCCTCCAGCGGAACCGCACGTCCGGCGCCGGCGTGAGGCTAGGCCCCTCTCGCCCGTTCGAGGGTGACGATGGACTCGCGCAGGAGGAAGGAACGCCGCTGGCCGCTGCGCCGGGTGCGGGCCACGTTGACCGAGAGGATCCGGTACCCGAGGGAGGCACCGAGTCGCGCCGTGAGCAGGTCGCCGGGGACGTAGGTGCCCGCGAGCAGCGAGTCGCCGACGACGAGAACCAACTGGCCAGCCGGAGCCAGCGCCTCACGCACCGCCCGCAGCACGCGCGCGAGATCGGCGAAATAGCGGTGCACCACCGCGTGCACGTCATCGCGCCGGTAGGAGCCCTTGCGCTCGACGTTCGAGCGCAGCCGGGGCAGCAGTTCGTCCAGCCACGGATCCGGCGTGCCGACCACCGAGCGGAACGCGAGGGTCTCGGTGCGCGGGAGGTTGTCGCAGGCGACCTGGGCCCGCCGCACGTCGGCGAGGTCCCGGTACGAGTGGGCGTATCCGAGCCAGGCGAGGTCCAGCTTGTAGTTCATCACGTAGTCCATGCCGTTGACGTAGGGCGGGCTCGTGATCGCGAGGTCGACCGAGCCGGCGGGCCACGTGGCAGCCCGGGCGTCCTCGAGGCGGATTTCCCCGCGTGGCCCCCAGGCCGGACGCGTTTCGCGCAGCGCGTCGAGGTCCTGGCCCATCTCCTCGATCGCCGCGGCGAAGCGCTGGAAGACCGACCGGCCGTCGTCGCTGGGCCGTCGCGCGTAGCCGAGGCAGGGCGACCGATGGAGGCGGCTCGACGGCACCAGGATGCGACCGAACGCCAGCCGCAGGGCGTCCGAGACCGGCCCTCCCGGTGCCGGCAGGGCGTCGCGCAGGCGGGTGAGGTCGTCCCGAGATCGTTCGTCGAACTGCCGGTCCGTCGCCCGCAGGAACGGTGGCGGCCCCGGCCCGCGCCGTTCGGCGGCGCCCAGGGTCCGTTGAGCCGCCTGCGCCAGCGCCCGCGGCGATAGCTCGAAGCGGGTCTTCACGCGCGCGGCGAGGACAGCCGGGGCGAGGAGCTCCGTGCCGAGCGCCCGGGCGCCGGCCCGCCGCGCCTCGACGAGCGTGGTGCCGCTCCCCGCGAACGGATCGAGCACGCGGGCGCCGGCGGGCAGGGCCGCCGAATCGAGCACGCCCCGAACGAAGTCGGCGGAGTAGCCCTGGACGTACGGCCACCACCGATGGACCGGCAAGGTCTCGTTGGCGCGGAACGTGATCGGTCCCCTCGCCGCGCCGAGCGAGATCCCGTCCTCGCGCTCGAACCGCTCGAGGTAGGCGCGCGGATCCACGAAGTCACGGCGCTCGTCCAGGTGTTCGAAGGCGCTCAGGACGTAGAGGCCCCGACCCATCCGCAGCACCGCCCCCCGGCGCGCGAGCGCGACGAGCGCGCGCTCGACCGGCCCCGCGGGAGCGTCGAGGCGCGCCGCGAGCTGTCGCACGGTCGCCCCGATCGCCCCGGTCTCGCCGAGCGCGATGCGTAGCTCCACGCCGAGCGCGCTCGGCCCGGCGCGACTCATCGCCGATCGAGAGGTCTACGGGTCTATGAGGATGCTGCGGGCGAGCGGCGGGGGCCCCGCGCGGTGCGACGGGACCCACGGCGCCAGGGCCAGTCTCTCGCCCGGAGGACCCGCCGCAGCCCCGCCCGCAGCGCCCGGCGCTCCTCGCGCATCGCCTCCGCCCACCTCGAGCCTCGGAGATCGGCGTCGAGGCCGGTGAGCACGATGTCGAGGTCGTGCAGCCGGCCGAGCTGGGCCTGAAGGCGGCGGACCGCGGTCGCGTTCGGGACCGGGAACGCGGGATCGAGCCGGGCCCGCAGCTCGTCGAGATGGCGGAGGCGGCGGATCTGCAGTCGGAGTCGGTGCAGGCGGTTCACGCTCGATTTGCGGCGAGCGCGTCGGTGCGCGGCACGGACCCGCAGACGGCGTCGCTCGTCCTCGTCTTCCAGGAGCCGACGGACGCTCGGGACCCGATCCGCGCGCGCCGGGCGGCGCAGCAGGGTCTCGAGATGCTCGGCGAGACGGCCGTCGATCTCGGAGCGGGCGAATACCTTGAGGAGCTCGCGGCCGGTGCGCGCGTCGTCGCGAAGGCGGGCGCGCAGTCGCAGGAGCCTCGGCAGATCGTCGGCCGACGGGCGAGGCAGGTTGGCGCTCTCGATAAGCCCGAGCATCACGTCGCGGTCCCGGACCCGGCCGATGAGCCGCGCGAGGCGAGCGACGCGCCGGTCCAGCGGTCGAAGGGCCCGTCGGTCCGCCGGGCCGAGCAGCCGCGCCCACAGGGCCAGCGCCTGGCGGAGCCGGCGCAGCGCCCGGTGGAGATCGTGCAGGCTCTCCGGGGTCGCGTGCGGGCGGGTCGCGAGCGCCTCGAGCTCGCCCCGCACCGCGGCGAGCGAGCGCCGCACGTCGCGCAGGAGGCCCGCGAGCCCCGGAACGGTGCGGGCGCGGTCCGACGCCATGGGCCTCGGCGCGGGGAGTCCGCCGGGGGTTTAGCGGGTGCGGCACCCTCGAGGCCCGCGGGCGGCGCGCCTTCTATTAGGGTGTCCTCCTCCCGGGACGCATGGACCGGGCGCGGGCGGCGGACGTCGCCCGTGCCTCGGAGCTCCGCCCGGGCCAGATGCGCCGGGCGATCGGCGTCATCGACGTGGGCTCCAACACGGCGCGCTTCGTCGCGTTCGAGGCGAGCGCCTCGGGCTGCGTGCGCCCGGTCTACGAGACGAAGGAGGCGCCCCGGCTCGGCTCCGGCACCGGCCCGGACGGCCGGCTCTCGTCCAGCGCGATGGAGCGAGGGGCCGCCGCGGTCGAGCGGTTTTCCCGGGCGGTCCGCACGCTCGGGATATCGCGGACCCTCGCGGTCGCGACCAGCGCGGTCCGCGACGCGCCGAACGGCGCCGAGTTCGTCCGCCGGGTCGAGCGGTCCACGGGCGTCCTGCTGCGGGTGATCTCGGGCGCGGAGGAGGCGCGGTACGCCTACCTCGGGGTCGCGAGCGCCTGGGTCCTCGACAACGACCTCGTCTGCGACCTCGGCGGGGGCTCGCTGCAGCTGGCCGAGACCCGCGGGGGACGCCTGCAGAACTCCGTGAGCGTGCCCCTGGGCGCTCTGCGCCTCTCGCAGCGCTACCTCGAGCACGATCCGCCGAAGCGCAAGGAGGTCGAGGAGCTGCGGGAGTACGTCCGCGAGACGCTCGCGTCGGTGCTCGACGCGTTCGGCGGCAAGCGCTACCGCCTCTTCGGGATCGGAGGCACGGTCCGCTCGCTCGCACGGGCGGCGATCGAGCTGCGCGACTACCCGATCCAGCGGGTCCACGGCTACCCGCTCTGGGATCACGACCTCGAGTCGCTCGCCGAGCTGCTCGGCGAGATGCCGGCACCGAAGCGCCGGGCGGTGCCCGGGATCGGGCCCGACCGGGCCGACGTCGTGATCGCCGGCCTCGTCGTCCTGCGCGAGCTGCTGCGCGCGACGGGGGCGGAGCGGATCACGGTCGCGGGAACGGGGATCCGCGAGGGGATCGCGCTCGAAGCGATCGGGGCACCGCTGCCGGTGCCGGCCGAGGAGCTGGCCGCGCGCTCGGCCGCCGCCGCGGCCGAATCGTTCGCCTTCGACCTGGATCGCGGACGGGAGGTCGCGGAGCGGGCGATCGACCTCTTCGCGATCCTCGCGCCGCGCTTCGACTGGGGCGAGAGCGAGGGCCTCGCGCTGCGGGTCGCCGCCTGGATGCACGACGCGGGCACGGCGATCGACCTGTGGCGCCACCCCAACCACTCGGCCTACCTCATCCAGAACTACCCGATCTGGGGCCTCGACCAGCGCGAGGTGCTGCTCGCCTCGCTGGCCGCCCGGCTGCACGCGGGCGGGGAGCTCCCGTCGACCGCGAAGAAGGGCTATCTGCCGATCCTGCGGCCCGGGGACCTCGACACGGCCCGGCGCCTGGGCGGCGTGCTCGAGGTGGCGGTGCTCACCGTCGGGGCGCGCCCGCGGTTTTCCTCGAGCGGGAGCGGCCGCAGTGTGACGCTGACGTTTTCTCCTTCCGCCCGTACGACGCTCGACGAGGCGTGGGAGGAGAAGGTCCGCAAGACGATGGAGCGGGTCCTCGACTCGGAGGTGAGGTTCCGTGATGCCTGAGCAGCCGAGCCCGACCCACGGCTTCCCCGGCCGCCTCTTCGTCTTCGAGGGGCTCGACGGGAGCGGGAAGTCGACCCAGGCGGCGCTCCTCGGGAAATGGCTGCAGGCCCGGGGCTACCGCGTGTTCTTCACGGAGTGGAACTCCTCGGAGCTCACCGCCGAGGTGATCCGCCGCGGCAAGAAGAAGAACCTACTCACCCCGACGACCTTCTCGCTGCTGCACGCCACGGATTTCGCGGACCGCTTCGAGCGCAAGATCCTCCCGCCGTTGCGGGCCGGATACGTCGTCGTCTGCGACCGCTACGCCTACACCGCGTTCGTCCGGGACGCCGCCCGCGGCTGTGACCCGTCCTGGGTGCGCAACATCTACTCCTTCGCGCCCCGGCCGGACCGCGTCTTCTACTTCCGCGTCCCGGTCTCGGTGACGCTGAAGCGCAAGATCGCCTCCCGCCTCAAGATCAACTACTACGAGGCCGGCATGGACCTCGGCCTCTCCGACGATCTGCACGACAGCTACGAGCGATTCCAGTCGCGGCTCAAGCGCGAGTACGACCGCATCGCGCGGTCCGACGGCTTCGTCGTGATCGATTCCACCCGCCACGTCGAGGCGATCCAGGCCGACCTGCGCGGCCACGTGGACCCGATCCTACGGGATTTCCCGACGGGGGAGCGCCTGCTGCATGACGATTAGGACCTACGGGACGCGCCTACCGGGGCTACCCGACGAGCCCCTCCCCGGCCGGCTGATCGTGATCGAGGGCGCGGACGGGTCGGGCCGCTCGACCGAGGTCGCGATGCTCAAGGAGTGGCTCGAGATCGAGGGCCACGCCGTCGTCGACACGGGGCTGCGGCGCTCGACCCTGGTCGCGCAGGAGATCGATCGCGCCAAGCAGGGCCACACCCTCGGCGCGACGACGATGGCCTTGCTCTATGCGGTCGACTTCGCCGATCAGCTCGAGAACAAGATCGTCCCGGCGCTCGCCGCCGGCTCGACCGTCCTCGCGGATCGCTACGTCTACACGCTGATGGCGCGGGCGGTGGTCCGCGGCGCGTCGCGCGACTGGGCCCGGCGCCTCTACGGCTTCGCGCTGCGTCCGGAGCTCGTCGTCTTCCTCGAGGCGCGCTCGGAGATCCTCCTGCACCGCGCGATCTCGAAGTACGGCTCGCTCGACTACTGGGAGAGCGGGATGGATCTCTCGCTGTCGCGCGACCTGTTCGAGAGCTTCTTCCTCTACCAGGAGCGCCTTAGCCAGGAGTTCGCCTGGGTCGCCCAGGAGTACGGGTTCCACCGAGTCGACGCGAACCGGCACCCGGAGCAGGTCCACGCGGACGTGCGCGCGCTGGTCGCGCCCCTCTACGGGAGCCGCGCGGCGGCGGCGACGTCGCGGGGGCCCGCGATCAGCGCGCGGCGCCCCGGGCCGCCAGCTGCTTCCGGGTGAGAAGCCAGCGCAGCCGGCCGGCGCCGGGACGCAGCGCCACCGGGAATTCGAGGCAGGCCGCCCCCCCTTTGCTCAGGCGGACGATCGACGCTCCCTCGCCGGTCACCGCGAGCCCGACGAGCTCGCTGAGCGACGGCTCGTGGCCGACGAGGACGATCGTGGCCCGGGGGCCCGCGACCCGACGGGCGCGCGCGAGGATCGGCTCGGCCGATCCGTCGACGTCGAGCTCGATCCACAGCTCGAGGGCCGCCGGTCGGCCGAGGCTCCGGGCGAGAAGCTCGGCGGTGCGCCGGGCGCGGAGCGCCGGGCTGCTCGCGACCTGTCGGACGGGGCCGATCAGGCCCGCCAGCCCGCGGACGACCCGTCGCGTCTGGGCGAGGCCCTTCGCGCTGAGCGGGCGCCGCCGATCGTCCGGCCAGCGCACCGGGTCGCGCGTCTCGGCGGGACCGTGGCGGAGGACCACGATCCGGACCGGGCGGACGGACCGCCCCCGCCGCGGGCGGCGCGGACGCGACGGGCGTCGGGCCACGCGCGAGCCTCGTGGGCTAGCGGGCCCGCGCGGGGCTCGCGCTCTCGGCGGCCAGGAGCGGATCGGAGAAGGCGACGGGGATCGCGCGGTCGAGCGCGACCTCGGCGATGTCCTGGGAGTAGGCGACGGTCCGGCCGATCGACTCGAGGATGCGCGCGACCGCGGCCGCGGTCGCCGGCGGGACCGCCCCGCCGCCGACCGCCGGCAGGAGGCGATCGGAGAGCGAGCGTCCGGAGGCGATCAGCGCCTCGCCGAGGTCGAGCAGGTCGTTGGCGCTCGCGTCGTCCGGCGCGGAGAGGGCCCCCTCGAGGTGGGCCATCGCCTGCTCGTGGAATTGCCGG
Encoded here:
- a CDS encoding histidine phosphatase family protein, which gives rise to MARRPSRPRRPRRGRSVRPVRIVVLRHGPAETRDPVRWPDDRRRPLSAKGLAQTRRVVRGLAGLIGPVRQVASSPALRARRTAELLARSLGRPAALELWIELDVDGSAEPILARARRVAGPRATIVLVGHEPSLSELVGLAVTGEGASIVRLSKGGAACLEFPVALRPGAGRLRWLLTRKQLAARGAAR
- a CDS encoding CHAD domain-containing protein; this translates as MASDRARTVPGLAGLLRDVRRSLAAVRGELEALATRPHATPESLHDLHRALRRLRQALALWARLLGPADRRALRPLDRRVARLARLIGRVRDRDVMLGLIESANLPRPSADDLPRLLRLRARLRDDARTGRELLKVFARSEIDGRLAEHLETLLRRPARADRVPSVRRLLEDEDERRRLRVRAAHRRARRKSSVNRLHRLRLQIRRLRHLDELRARLDPAFPVPNATAVRRLQAQLGRLHDLDIVLTGLDADLRGSRWAEAMREERRALRAGLRRVLRARDWPWRRGSRRTARGPRRSPAASS
- a CDS encoding Ppx/GppA phosphatase family protein — translated: MDRARAADVARASELRPGQMRRAIGVIDVGSNTARFVAFEASASGCVRPVYETKEAPRLGSGTGPDGRLSSSAMERGAAAVERFSRAVRTLGISRTLAVATSAVRDAPNGAEFVRRVERSTGVLLRVISGAEEARYAYLGVASAWVLDNDLVCDLGGGSLQLAETRGGRLQNSVSVPLGALRLSQRYLEHDPPKRKEVEELREYVRETLASVLDAFGGKRYRLFGIGGTVRSLARAAIELRDYPIQRVHGYPLWDHDLESLAELLGEMPAPKRRAVPGIGPDRADVVIAGLVVLRELLRATGAERITVAGTGIREGIALEAIGAPLPVPAEELAARSAAAAAESFAFDLDRGREVAERAIDLFAILAPRFDWGESEGLALRVAAWMHDAGTAIDLWRHPNHSAYLIQNYPIWGLDQREVLLASLAARLHAGGELPSTAKKGYLPILRPGDLDTARRLGGVLEVAVLTVGARPRFSSSGSGRSVTLTFSPSARTTLDEAWEEKVRKTMERVLDSEVRFRDA
- a CDS encoding HAD family hydrolase; its protein translation is MTPRDGAPHFLEPLLGVVFDLDGTLVLSHHDFGRIRAEVIRVAERYGVPPGHLSVSEPVHRIVEAARTELLASGAPEGNLFRFEAEYAKRIDAIEAEALPHTVVRPGAEGLLRALTERGFRLGILTRSSEFFARNALARTGLDPYFPYLRTRSAPGPQKPSPEALHLLLREMGIPSERALYVGDHLIDAECATRAGIRFYGVLPDPSEASGEGLTDDRFLAAGAAAVAKDLTELARHLDVGGARHAAPAE
- the tmk gene encoding dTMP kinase, with translation MPEQPSPTHGFPGRLFVFEGLDGSGKSTQAALLGKWLQARGYRVFFTEWNSSELTAEVIRRGKKKNLLTPTTFSLLHATDFADRFERKILPPLRAGYVVVCDRYAYTAFVRDAARGCDPSWVRNIYSFAPRPDRVFYFRVPVSVTLKRKIASRLKINYYEAGMDLGLSDDLHDSYERFQSRLKREYDRIARSDGFVVIDSTRHVEAIQADLRGHVDPILRDFPTGERLLHDD
- the tmk gene encoding dTMP kinase, yielding MTIRTYGTRLPGLPDEPLPGRLIVIEGADGSGRSTEVAMLKEWLEIEGHAVVDTGLRRSTLVAQEIDRAKQGHTLGATTMALLYAVDFADQLENKIVPALAAGSTVLADRYVYTLMARAVVRGASRDWARRLYGFALRPELVVFLEARSEILLHRAISKYGSLDYWESGMDLSLSRDLFESFFLYQERLSQEFAWVAQEYGFHRVDANRHPEQVHADVRALVAPLYGSRAAAATSRGPAISARRPGPPAASG
- a CDS encoding NAD(P)/FAD-dependent oxidoreductase encodes the protein MPGLARLQPSYDVVIVGGGHAGLQAGLKAALLGHTAAIIDRGPKYSRSYYAPKMDNIPGYPEGISGHKLLDQQIAAVRKVDAAVSYFAPARASRADRTADGFAVTFDWLKQTLVARGRAVVLAMGVVDRIPEVGGRIDPIFPWANQAIVDFCILCDGHELTGRSVAVIGHDAFAARTALDLIHFGPASLEMLTHGRPLLDGVPEPERAALATALAEAHVPATELEIVGFDGIREGRFGVRFADGSHREFDRGFSALGWYDLHQDLPRALGCRFDPDGYVVTDSDARALAEDGGAPIPGLYCVGDQSSGWKQIPEAWATAERAVIHAYAEYL
- the carA gene encoding glutamine-hydrolyzing carbamoyl-phosphate synthase small subunit; its protein translation is MPARADEVALGGTLFLEDGTRFDAEGVGAAGRRVGEVVFTTGMVGYPESLTDPSFRGQLLTFTYPLLGNYGVPSDGRDRDGLPLLESEEIQPRGVIVRGTTSPVHWSSARSLEAWLSAEGVPGIRGVDTRRLTEHLRTRGVVPGVLDVGPADRRPSDAELAKAIRAAPPYREESFMAEVAPKRASLIARDGGPIVAVLDCGIKASILRALLARRVSVLRLPYDHEVPSRWEGRRVAGLLVGNGPGDPAELAPAIEELRRPATRALPTLGICLGHQLIALARGARTFKLKYGHRGQNKTIEFPDGRALIVSENHGYAVDPASLAGTGLEAWATNPDDGTLEGLRDRAGRVLALQGHPEGHPGPQEAGFVFDRFVQKVRRRA